Proteins from a single region of Flavobacterium sp. YJ01:
- a CDS encoding TonB-dependent receptor, translated as MKKIYAFLILAFGCMSYSYAQVNVSGVVVSDVEKIPVPGVSVYVKGEPKGAVTTDFDGNFQIKAQINQGVLVFSYVGFQTKEVPFSGNQKLNVSLAEEVSTLNEVVVVGYGSQKRSDVTGAIGSVKSENFNKGVVTNAGQLIQGKVAGVNVTAASGEPGANQDIIIRGVGSLRSGTTPLYVVDGFALDNSGNGVASNPLNFINPQDIESIDVLKDASASAIYGSRAANGVVVITTKKGSKGRTQINLSMTTGFSSLANKVDVFSADEFRRGVVAVNGTLQDGGANTDWQDELTRTGVSQNVNLTMSGGTEKSTYSASLGMDNQEGVLRNSDLKRYSGRVNLSQKALDDKFNITFSLTGTKLENSRPDARGVVGNMLTMNPTDAVYVNGQPNTNLSNDVLNPLISERIYSDFTNNNRILANISPSYEFIKGLTYKFNLGVDYSMSERDIQVLPYSSETNTTLGSLNNIVSTNNNTLYENTLTYNFNIKNHSFTVLAGQSYQKIQLNQKSYNLSGFPDNGVEPKNQIETASERTTQSSSAIENELQSFFGRLNYGYDNKYLVTATMRADGSSKFGKNNRYGYFPSVALGWNITKEDFLQDSETVNNLKLRASWGKTGSQEIPSKITKASYTESNTGNDTYPLDPSATDLSGYPYGSIYTRLANPNIQWEVSTQANIGLDFSLFNNRISGTLDYFNKVSDNILLEVAPTDPIQPTSKYWTNIPNMEIKNNGIEVALDYSSDKSKDFSYSIGGNISFTNNKVENSPYKILTTGGAQGGGQSGATINGVLNGQPIGSFYMLNFTGIGANGLNQFADTNGDGQILDDDRIVAGSALPDYIYAFYLNLRYKNFDFGANFNGAGGNKIYNHVAMSSFNRGSLANSFNTTDRAVQYLNEASTNSNTVSTRYLEDGSFLRLNNATLGYNLNPKLIGLTDVMDNIRLSITGQNLFVITKYSGYDPEINTGTSVGDIQSFGIDYFSYPRSRTIVFGLNVAF; from the coding sequence ATGAAAAAAATTTATGCATTTCTAATTCTTGCCTTCGGATGTATGTCATACTCCTATGCGCAGGTTAATGTGTCAGGAGTCGTGGTTTCTGATGTTGAAAAAATACCCGTACCAGGGGTCTCTGTATATGTTAAGGGAGAACCTAAAGGAGCTGTAACTACAGACTTTGACGGAAATTTTCAAATTAAAGCACAGATCAATCAAGGTGTTTTAGTTTTTTCGTACGTGGGTTTTCAAACTAAAGAAGTTCCTTTTTCTGGAAATCAAAAATTAAACGTTTCGCTAGCAGAAGAAGTTAGTACATTAAATGAAGTTGTTGTTGTTGGATACGGTTCTCAAAAAAGATCGGATGTAACAGGAGCAATTGGTTCTGTAAAAAGTGAAAATTTTAATAAAGGAGTTGTTACCAATGCAGGACAATTGATTCAAGGTAAAGTAGCCGGAGTTAACGTTACTGCAGCAAGTGGTGAGCCTGGAGCGAATCAAGACATCATTATTCGTGGAGTTGGAAGTTTACGTTCTGGAACAACACCTCTTTATGTAGTAGATGGTTTTGCTTTGGATAATAGTGGTAATGGTGTGGCTTCAAATCCTTTAAACTTTATCAATCCGCAAGATATTGAAAGTATTGACGTGCTTAAAGATGCATCTGCTTCTGCAATTTACGGTTCTAGAGCTGCAAATGGAGTGGTAGTAATTACAACTAAAAAAGGATCAAAAGGAAGAACTCAAATCAATCTTTCTATGACAACTGGTTTTTCTTCGTTAGCTAATAAAGTTGATGTTTTTAGTGCAGATGAATTTAGAAGAGGAGTTGTTGCGGTAAACGGAACTTTACAAGACGGTGGAGCAAATACAGATTGGCAAGATGAATTGACTAGAACTGGAGTTTCTCAAAACGTTAATTTAACGATGAGCGGAGGAACTGAGAAATCAACTTATTCGGCATCTCTTGGTATGGATAATCAAGAAGGTGTTTTAAGAAATAGTGATTTAAAACGTTATTCTGGACGTGTAAATTTAAGCCAAAAAGCATTAGATGATAAGTTTAACATTACTTTCAGTTTGACGGGAACTAAACTAGAAAACTCTAGACCAGATGCAAGAGGAGTTGTTGGAAATATGCTAACAATGAACCCAACAGATGCTGTTTATGTAAACGGTCAGCCGAACACTAATTTAAGTAATGATGTTTTAAATCCGTTGATTAGCGAAAGAATCTATTCTGATTTTACAAACAACAACCGTATTTTGGCAAACATTTCGCCATCTTACGAATTTATTAAAGGTTTAACGTATAAATTTAACCTTGGAGTTGATTATTCAATGTCAGAAAGAGATATTCAAGTTTTGCCTTATTCATCAGAAACGAATACAACTTTAGGTTCTTTAAATAATATTGTTTCTACAAATAATAATACTTTATACGAGAATACTTTAACGTATAATTTCAATATTAAAAATCACAGTTTTACGGTATTAGCAGGTCAATCTTATCAAAAAATTCAATTGAATCAAAAAAGCTACAATTTATCTGGATTCCCTGATAATGGTGTAGAACCAAAAAATCAGATTGAAACAGCAAGTGAGCGTACAACACAATCTTCATCGGCAATCGAAAACGAATTGCAGTCTTTCTTCGGAAGATTAAACTATGGATATGATAACAAATATCTTGTAACAGCAACAATGCGTGCTGACGGTTCTTCTAAATTTGGTAAAAACAATAGATACGGATATTTCCCATCTGTAGCTTTAGGTTGGAATATTACAAAAGAAGATTTTTTACAAGATTCTGAAACGGTAAATAATCTTAAATTAAGAGCAAGCTGGGGAAAAACAGGTTCTCAAGAGATTCCTTCAAAAATTACAAAAGCAAGTTATACAGAAAGTAATACAGGAAACGATACGTATCCGTTAGACCCTTCTGCTACAGATTTGAGCGGATATCCTTATGGTTCAATCTACACGCGTTTGGCTAACCCGAATATTCAATGGGAAGTTTCTACGCAAGCAAACATTGGTTTAGATTTTAGTTTATTCAACAATAGAATTTCTGGTACGCTAGATTATTTTAATAAAGTTTCAGACAATATTTTATTAGAAGTTGCACCTACAGATCCTATTCAGCCAACATCAAAATATTGGACAAACATTCCAAACATGGAAATTAAAAACAATGGTATTGAGGTTGCTTTAGATTACAGCAGTGATAAAAGCAAAGATTTCTCATACAGCATTGGTGGAAACATTTCTTTCACAAACAATAAAGTAGAAAATTCACCTTATAAAATCTTAACTACTGGTGGTGCACAAGGTGGTGGACAATCTGGAGCAACTATTAACGGTGTTCTTAACGGACAGCCAATTGGTTCTTTCTACATGCTTAACTTTACAGGAATCGGTGCTAATGGTTTAAATCAATTTGCTGATACAAACGGAGACGGACAAATTTTGGATGATGACCGTATTGTGGCAGGAAGCGCTTTACCAGATTATATCTATGCTTTTTACTTGAATTTAAGATATAAGAATTTTGATTTCGGAGCAAATTTCAACGGTGCTGGAGGAAACAAAATCTACAACCACGTGGCAATGTCTTCATTCAACAGAGGAAGTTTAGCAAATTCTTTCAATACAACAGATAGAGCTGTTCAATATTTGAACGAAGCTTCTACAAACTCTAACACAGTTTCTACAAGATATTTAGAAGATGGAAGTTTCTTAAGATTAAACAATGCTACTCTAGGATATAATTTAAACCCAAAATTAATTGGACTTACAGATGTAATGGATAACATTCGTCTTTCAATTACTGGACAAAACTTATTTGTAATTACAAAATACAGCGGTTACGATCCTGAGATTAACACTGGAACTTCAGTTGGCGATATTCAGTCTTTTGGAATTGACTATTTCAGTTACCCAAGAAGCAGAACGATTGTATTTGGCTTAAATGTAGCATTCTAA
- a CDS encoding two-component regulator propeller domain-containing protein: MARALQLFFLFTLYSFGQQIKFENFTTNQGLSNNSVVDIESDKDGGLWIATWDGLNYFDGYNFKIFKNNLNRPKTISSNYITKLKKDKSGKIWIMTKEGNINCYVGNEEFEEFKFKTTPKNIYLSQKGNIVVETEKDYYEYRNKSFVETSANNVRKSDFTNLKNSLLRKNPQLKINDVLKDKSGNIWFATRENGLYIITNENKIEHLTADLYAPYSFKNNEIEALHLDDFGNVWLGQKDGGLSMAFAGSEKINAIVPHPLKEPNLPDETIRAITKDKNGKIWLGYYTRGLYSYNNKSQKFEKFKIDKAISHSDWERVRSLFTSSDGNIWAGTYKGILRISGNSYTSYETANSEGVSINRCYSIIEDQNKQLWLGCWGGLAKFNLETGKFEKFRGQELLSKYHIRNVKKDNQNLILSTENSGVIIFNLQTTTLKRISTKDGILGNSIYSVFVDNESDNYWIASLGGVTVFNKKNGIVKNITEAEGLPSHMVYGLIDTGNKVWISTTKGIASIDKKHYTVTSYNPDYGWQAPEFSEGAYYHDSRGNLFFGGVEGLNYFNPATIHNISPKAKIKLKIDGVDNAQASIEKSFSGNKLQIEVIPILFPRNNKAAIYYKLEGRDEKWILLPANNKIEYSNLSSGEYNFFIKQGKDRKPEPVFFSLQIGKAFYESILFYIFLSGFILLMCVVVVYVKNKASLAQQKYLEELVAARTAVIENQKKEMEAVNEELDEKNKKILEQKEKLLILHSNLKKENFEIEKFKTFMLSEFQEPISKIIKISSSFKKDTETHRDLIVQSGKLVKLISEWNYLEHVKDLGPVKKSATSLFPVFRNNVEKLKKELQQNEVNFNCEIDHSDCFASVDILRLKLAMQYFFNDLSKYSDKDSTVNISITYQSDCIEIKAISDSVILRDNWYNISHYSPYYKALQVLLQDLEGELIPFSEEDFQITLRIPIEVVNPDMHYKETISWKNFNYPDQFASDKKCLLVFGDSYNNPAASQVLDSENFNLIFESSVSNLNSILKQIDISALILYQTEFSKKLIDFLKSNRDNSHIRIPMIYISEDINYELNEQLLEIGIETHLQLPASASFVRKKIDSLINQNIEPLREHKIQEKIFEILTEDNEHVTANERLLRKALEIIKEQLQNPSFNVEMLGEELGISRVKCYRIFKETLNQSPSDILMSLRLQKAEVLLKTKRLNISEISFECGYNDPKYFGRSFKKYFGKTPKEFKEFKEHTV, from the coding sequence ATGGCTAGGGCACTACAATTATTTTTTCTTTTTACACTGTATTCATTTGGACAACAAATAAAATTCGAAAATTTTACTACCAATCAAGGATTATCCAATAATTCTGTAGTCGATATAGAAAGTGACAAAGACGGCGGTTTATGGATTGCAACTTGGGACGGACTGAATTATTTTGACGGTTATAATTTTAAGATTTTTAAAAATAATCTCAATCGTCCTAAAACCATTTCCAGCAATTATATTACAAAATTGAAAAAAGACAAATCTGGAAAAATCTGGATTATGACAAAAGAAGGTAATATAAACTGTTACGTTGGTAATGAAGAATTTGAAGAGTTTAAGTTTAAAACAACTCCGAAAAATATATACTTATCTCAAAAGGGAAATATTGTAGTCGAAACAGAAAAAGATTATTATGAATACAGGAACAAATCTTTTGTAGAAACAAGTGCAAATAATGTTAGAAAATCAGATTTCACTAATTTAAAAAATAGCTTGCTTCGAAAAAATCCGCAGCTCAAAATCAACGATGTTTTAAAAGATAAATCTGGTAATATCTGGTTTGCGACTCGTGAAAACGGATTGTACATTATTACAAATGAAAATAAAATTGAACATCTGACAGCCGATTTGTATGCGCCGTATTCTTTTAAAAATAATGAAATAGAAGCACTTCATCTTGACGATTTCGGAAATGTTTGGTTAGGGCAAAAAGACGGCGGTTTGAGTATGGCATTTGCAGGTTCTGAAAAAATAAATGCAATAGTGCCGCATCCTTTAAAAGAACCGAATCTTCCAGATGAAACAATTAGAGCCATTACAAAAGATAAAAACGGAAAAATCTGGCTAGGATATTACACAAGAGGACTTTACAGCTACAACAATAAAAGTCAAAAATTTGAGAAATTTAAAATAGACAAAGCCATTTCACATTCTGATTGGGAACGCGTGAGAAGTTTATTTACTTCTAGCGACGGAAATATTTGGGCAGGAACTTACAAAGGTATTTTAAGAATTTCTGGTAATAGTTACACTAGTTATGAAACAGCAAACAGCGAAGGTGTTTCTATAAACAGATGTTATTCTATAATTGAGGACCAAAATAAGCAATTATGGCTAGGATGCTGGGGCGGTCTGGCTAAGTTTAATTTGGAAACTGGAAAATTTGAAAAATTCAGAGGTCAAGAATTATTGAGTAAATATCATATTAGAAACGTCAAAAAAGACAATCAAAATCTAATACTTTCGACCGAAAATAGTGGTGTAATTATTTTCAATTTGCAGACAACTACTCTAAAAAGAATTAGTACTAAAGATGGAATTTTGGGCAACAGCATTTATTCTGTTTTTGTTGATAATGAATCAGATAATTATTGGATTGCTTCTCTGGGTGGCGTAACTGTTTTTAATAAAAAAAACGGTATTGTTAAAAATATTACGGAAGCAGAAGGATTGCCAAGTCATATGGTTTACGGATTGATTGATACAGGAAATAAAGTTTGGATTAGCACCACAAAAGGAATCGCTTCTATTGATAAAAAACATTATACGGTCACGTCTTATAATCCGGATTACGGTTGGCAGGCGCCAGAATTTTCAGAAGGTGCTTATTATCACGATTCTAGAGGAAATTTGTTTTTTGGAGGTGTTGAAGGTTTAAATTATTTTAATCCAGCAACGATCCATAATATTAGTCCGAAAGCAAAAATAAAACTGAAAATTGATGGCGTTGATAATGCTCAAGCATCGATTGAAAAAAGCTTCAGTGGCAATAAATTACAAATTGAAGTAATTCCGATTCTTTTTCCTCGAAATAACAAAGCAGCTATTTATTACAAATTAGAAGGAAGAGATGAAAAATGGATTCTTTTGCCTGCCAATAATAAAATAGAATATTCGAATTTATCTTCTGGCGAGTATAATTTTTTTATTAAACAAGGAAAAGACAGGAAACCTGAACCTGTTTTTTTCTCTCTTCAAATTGGAAAAGCATTTTACGAATCGATTTTGTTTTACATATTTCTATCAGGTTTTATTCTTCTTATGTGTGTCGTTGTGGTTTACGTTAAAAATAAAGCATCTCTGGCACAGCAAAAATATCTTGAAGAATTGGTTGCGGCAAGAACAGCTGTAATTGAAAATCAGAAAAAAGAAATGGAAGCGGTTAATGAAGAATTGGATGAAAAGAACAAGAAAATTCTAGAACAAAAAGAAAAACTGCTGATTCTTCATAGTAATTTGAAAAAAGAAAATTTTGAAATTGAAAAGTTTAAAACTTTCATGCTTTCGGAGTTTCAAGAACCCATTTCTAAAATCATTAAAATTTCTAGTTCCTTCAAAAAAGATACAGAAACACATCGAGATTTAATTGTGCAATCTGGAAAATTGGTTAAGCTTATTTCAGAATGGAATTATCTCGAACATGTAAAAGATCTTGGACCTGTAAAGAAATCAGCAACAAGTCTGTTTCCTGTTTTTAGAAATAATGTCGAAAAATTGAAGAAAGAGTTGCAGCAGAATGAGGTAAATTTTAATTGTGAAATTGATCATTCAGATTGCTTTGCGTCTGTAGATATTTTGCGTTTAAAATTGGCAATGCAGTACTTTTTTAATGATTTAAGCAAATATTCCGATAAGGACAGTACAGTAAACATTTCGATAACTTACCAATCTGATTGCATCGAAATTAAAGCTATTTCAGATAGTGTTATCTTAAGAGATAATTGGTATAATATCTCACATTATAGTCCTTATTATAAAGCATTGCAAGTTTTGCTGCAAGATTTAGAAGGAGAATTAATTCCGTTTTCTGAAGAAGATTTCCAGATTACGTTGCGTATTCCGATCGAAGTTGTTAATCCTGATATGCATTATAAGGAAACTATTTCATGGAAAAATTTTAATTATCCAGATCAATTTGCTTCAGATAAAAAATGTCTTTTGGTTTTTGGAGATTCCTACAATAATCCCGCTGCAAGTCAGGTTTTAGATAGCGAAAATTTCAATTTGATTTTTGAAAGTTCTGTTTCCAATTTGAATTCTATATTAAAACAAATCGATATTTCGGCATTGATTTTATATCAGACAGAATTCTCCAAAAAGCTCATTGATTTTTTAAAATCAAATAGAGATAATTCGCATATTAGAATACCAATGATATATATATCAGAAGATATCAATTACGAATTGAACGAACAATTATTAGAAATTGGTATCGAAACTCACTTACAGCTTCCAGCCAGCGCATCATTCGTTAGAAAAAAGATAGACAGTTTAATCAATCAAAATATTGAACCGCTTAGAGAGCATAAAATTCAGGAGAAAATATTTGAGATTCTAACAGAAGATAACGAACATGTAACTGCAAATGAAAGGCTTTTACGAAAGGCTTTAGAAATTATAAAAGAACAACTTCAAAATCCTTCTTTTAATGTTGAGATGTTGGGTGAAGAATTGGGCATTTCGAGAGTAAAATGCTATCGCATATTTAAAGAAACTTTAAACCAATCTCCTTCAGATATATTAATGTCACTTCGCTTGCAAAAGGCAGAAGTTTTATTAAAAACAAAACGATTAAACATTTCAGAGATCAGTTTTGAATGCGGTTATAATGATCCAAAATACTTTGGACGCTCGTTTAAGAAGTATTTTGGGAAAACTCCTAAAGAATTCAAAGAATTTAAAGAGCACACGGTTTAA